The genomic DNA CTGTCGTCCAGGAGTTAATCGCGTGACTCACACCGCCTGACACAGCCTGCATCAGTATTACCAGTCGCGAGCCTTAGCCCGGCAATTGAAAGTCGATAGCAAGGCCTTGGTCACGAAAGGTAGGTTTTGAGGCGACTTCGAACGTCCGGTTGGCCGCTGCGTCGGTGCCGGGCTCACAATCAGTAGCCAAGCAACGTGGGCACGTGCAACAGCCCCCCCATAGGTTCGCGCTAGGTTCAGCGACAGTCACGTTGATATTGAGGTCTACTCCACTCTCTCAGCGTAGGATAGTACGTCTGACATCTCGCGCTGTTGCCCGGCGGACGATTCCAGCAATTGGATCGACGACGTTCTGTAATTCACGGTCGGTTCGGAAGACCGTGAGCCGGGCCCGCTTTCCCTCATCGAGTGAGCCGATCTCATCGCCGCGTTTCGAGAGACGAGCACCATTGATCGTCGCCATCTGCAGCACCTCCGTCGGGGTAAAGTCGAATAGTTTGCTCGTGAACTCCATCTCGCGCAGCATAGATGCAGCGTTGAGCATCACGTTGTCAGTCCCAAGTGCGACAGTGGTAGCTTCATGGAGCCGTTCGAGCGGGGGCAGTTCATCGAGAATGACGAGGTTCGAGCGGGGAAGCGCGGCCACACCGATATCATTGTCCGCGAGGGTCTGGTAGTCCTGTTCTCTGGCTTGGACCATGTGAGAGGTGTAGTCAGGATTCAACGCGAGGCTCGCATCGATATCATCAGGGCTGGGTTCGCCTGAGTGGAGCGCGAACACCTTTCCGAGGTCGGCGCAGATGTCACGTGCCCGTTCAGCTTGTTCACCGTATGGTGCGTAGGTGTTGTAACCATCTGCGTTCTCTATTTCGGCTTCGAGATCAGCCTCCTCATCGATTGGGCCGGTGAGAAGTCCCACCGCATCGACTGGCTCCTGTTGATCGACGGTATTGAGATCGTCGATTCCCTGAATCCCCTCCTCTTTGAAATCGACGAACGTTCCGGTTCCAGAGGCGGCCATGAACTCCATCGTTGCTGCCATCGCGGCTCGCTTCTCTTCGCGAGTGGCCGAACTGTTGATCTCGCTTTTCAACCCCGGATCGATGAACAGTTCGTACCACGAGTAGTTGCGAGCGCGCTCGCCGTCCTTTGCGGTCGCGTCGGTGATGTGCGTGTGGGGATTGACGAACGCCGGAACGATGATGTCGTTGGACTCGACACCCTCCTCGGTAATCGACTCGATTCGTCCATCGACGATTTCGAGAGTGCCTTCAATAGTTTCCATCGATGGACCGACAGCGATGGTCCCTGACACCGTCGTCGGTTGATCAGCTTGAGACTGATCGACTGACGCCGTCTCCGTTCCGGGTTCAGTTGCGGTCGACACCGCAGTGGGTGAACTCGTATCCGACGGTCCGGAACAGCCGGCAAACGCTCCGGCAGCCGCGACTCCGCCCAGTGCTTTGAGAAACTGTCGCCTATCCGGGAGCTCCTCAGGGGCATACACTCGCTGCAAACGCCGCTGCATGTCCTCATCGAGATTCCTACCATGGACCCGACGGCAGCCACATCGGGAAGCCTCGTCACTCATTGGTTACTGGCCTCGACTTAAAGTTACGAATCGTCAGAATTATTGCGATTTGTTTAAATTTCTTCGCCATATTATGGACGAATAGAAAAAGTAACGGGAGTCATTTACCACTTTCTGCGCAGGTGTTAATATTATCAATACGCTATCTGCGAGTGGCCCTCACCGTCACCGAGGCCGAGTACGGCCACCAACTTTTCAAGCAGTTCGTCCCCTTCTGCTTTCAGCTCGGTCGCCCGTTCCAGGGAGACTTCACCGGCTTCGAGTTGTTCGGTGATCGATTCGATGCGGTCCGTCTTATCGGCGGTGTCGGTGTCGGGCATAGGACGATGGAGGCGGCCGGGCGAGGGGAGGCATTGCAGCGGGCGAGTCCAGCACAACAGTTGTGCCGGTCCTGTGTGTAGGGTCTGTATGGAGGCCGACACGCTCTGTCAGCTGTGTGAGTCCCGCCCGACACACCGTGACTGCGGGCGCTGTGGAACAGCCGTCTGTCGGCTCCACTATGACGGCGAGATGGGGTTCTGTGCGGACTGTGCAGCCAAGGCAAAGCCCGACGGACGACGAGGGGATACTTTCCGATTGTAGCACTGACCCGACCGAGACGAGTCGGACACTCTCCACTGGCTGCGACCGGCGATTTTGTGTGCCCCGTGAGAGGTGCGGGGAATCCCGAACATGAGCTCCGATTCACAGCCCGTCGGCGAGCGATTCGTGCCAGAACCGACCGATAACCGCGATATCGACGCCGAACACCGGCACGTCCAGGAATCCGGTGAAAACTTCGAGGGTCGCCGATACGGAGGGCGGTAACGAGAACTACCGGCCCCGCACAGTGTAACAGCGTCACGAGGCTGGCGCGGAACAAATGCTCTAATCGATGTGCGAGGCCGGAAAAGAATAATTATTTGAGGAAGTTATTTCTGTTTCCAATGCGTACCCTCCCCTATGACTGAGACATGGGACGACGTCAACGAGCAAGTCAAAACGGACTGGAAAGAAGATACCACGCCGTTCGAGCGGGTGTACGAAATCGTTGAGCAAACCCACGATGGGCAGTCGGCAGCCGAGATAGCCGACCGGGCGCTCGTGAGCGAGCCGACGGCCCGTCAACACTGCAAGTCGCTCGTGAACACGGGTTTCGCCGAGACGGAACAGGACGGCCAAACAACGCTGTACAAGCGACACAGCGACCGGGTTCTGATGTCCCGGATCCGCGAGCTTCGTGAGGAAGTCACTCGGCCAGAACTGCTCGACAGCATAAAGGAAATGAAGACTGAGATACGGCGTTATGAGGACCGCTACGACGTCGTCTCACCCGAAGAGCTCAGCCAGCAACTTGATGCCGACGAGACGGAGGGTTGGGACGACCTCACCGCGTGGCGAACGACGCGGCAGAATCTCGCCGTCGCTCAAGCTGCACTCGCCTATGACGAGGCCAGCCACCAGTTTGCGGTATGAATGAGGACGACCGTGCCGGCGAGTTCGGGCCGATATATCTTCCGGCACTCCAGCGGATTCGCGATCTCTGGCTCGAACTTGAGCCGATCGTCGAAGCAACCTCGTACGATGATGTCGTCGCACCCACGGAACTGCAGGTCAGTCTCAGCGACGGGCTTGGAGACGCTGAGAGCGCTCGGTTCGATATACAATGGAGCGAACTGGGGATGTATTCGTTTCATTACGTCGATAGCGACGACGTCAATTGGCGATTCGACCGGCACCCGAATACACACTCTCCCGAGACACATTTTCATCCCCCGCCCGAGGCCGCCACGACAGCGGCCGAACCGTCCTGTATCGACGTGACGGAGGTCTCACTTGTGACTCGTGCAGTCCACGCGATGTGGCGAGCAGCGTACGAGGGCGATGATGTCGACCAGCTGAATAGCGCATCAAACCCGCCGTGACACGCAACTCACCGGCATTCATCGAAGTCGGGACACTGGTGACGGCCGGCGGTGGCTTCCACCTTCACATCGACGTAGTCGAGTCCGACAAGCAAGCTTGACGTCGCCGCCAGCGGCGATTTTGTGATCCCCCGGACGGGTGCGGGGACACGAACATGAGTGCAGAACCACAGCCCGTCGACGAGCGATTCGTGCCAGCACCGACTGACAACCGCGATGTCGATGCTAAACACCGGCACGCCCAGGAATCTGGGGAGAACTTCGAGGGTCGCCGATACGGAAGGCGGTAACGACGGTTGGCGGACCAACACAGCGTCACAACCCCATGCGCTGCATAACCCTCTTGCCTGGTATTGCATCGTACGAAAGCTATACCTGTGACAGGTAGCTACTCCCGAGTACGAAAATGCCGCTGGAGAACATCCCATCGGTCGAAGAACTGGTCGAAACGACCGGCCAGTCGACTGAGCAGCTCCTGAAAGACCGTGCGGCAGCGTCAGAGATGGCGTGCGGTTCGACTGACGAGTAGAACGGTGTTTTGTTGTCGGATTCCAGCTGGTCTTCCACTGTTGCCCAGGTCGTCTAGCCACCTGCTGGATGCACGACTTCGGTAAGCACCTCGTCGCGGCAGCGTCGGAGCAGTTCAAACACTCTTTACTGTTTCGTTGTAAACTGTAATCAAGAACGAATCGTGTCACGTACCTCAAACCATACCGACGGCGACATTGTCCGCGACTTCCTCTCGATAGCGGATCTCCTCGAGGAGCCACAGCTGGCCCAGCTGTATGCCTACCTCGCTCGTGCAGACGAGGCGACCGTTCAGCATGTGATGGATGAACTCGGTCTTGCCCAGGGAACGGCCTACAACTATGTTAACCGGCTCATCGACGCCGGCGTCGTTACAGTTACCCACGATGAGCAACCACGACGGTACGCCGCCCAAGAAATCGATCTGACCGTGTCGACGGCAGCCGGGGACCGCGAGTACACTATCACGCCGGCGCTAATCGACGCGGTGGGCCGACGCCAGACAAACGCTGACATCGATACCTACATCGACCGTCACGGCGTCGCCGAGCTCGCGACGGCGCTCACCTACGCCGTCGCTCGTGAACGCGGCGAGGTGACCCACCGACTGATGGCTGAGGACCTCGATATCTCGCCGCTGGCTGCGGAGATGATTCTCCAAGCGCTCCGCCCCGTCGTCCACGAGTACTACGATATCGAGGACACAGGAGCGGGGCTTGAGGAGTTGGACGTCGGCAGTGGCGCCGCTGACGACGCGTGAGCCGATTTCAAATCGCCGACACTGGCCTGTTCGTCGCGATGGGTCAGCCGTCGAACAGTCGCTACCAGACCGTTCGCCGATTCGCTCGCCAGAACCACATCACCTTCGTCCTCCCTGAACGGGTATATGACGAGTTGACTGTCGAAGATACCAATGTCGAGACACCGCCCGTCAATGTCGCCATCGACGACGGATGGACGAGATTGCGTCGCCGCTCAAGTTTTCCGAACCCATCGTCTCGCGAGCGATGGACTGGGTCCGGCGGTACATCGCAAACGGTGACGACCGGCCCGGCGCAGCGCCGTCGGTTTGACGCCGTTTGGCACCCGGTCGGGCACCCCCGAGTCCGCCGCGTCGACCAGCCGCCTGAGCTTCGAGGAGGGACTCAGCCCCTTCTGGAGCGTACTCAACCCGAGATGTACGCGAGCGTGACTACAACGTGCAGTTGACGGTAGCTTTGAATCTCAATTTGGGTGACTGAGCCCGTGAAAGGGGAACAGCGATATGACCCAGCAAGCTGGCTATTCGACCATCACACTGACTGAGAATGAGCTACTGATTAGAACCCTCGATCTCTCACCGCTCGGGATTACACGGTCCGATGAACCTAGCTGAGGTCAAAGCAGGTTCTGTTGGATATATTGTTCGATACCCTCGACATCTTCGAGACCGGCCAGATTGTCGAGTGCGGACTCGATCATCGCGATGTCGATCCCTTCTTGATTCTGAACGGCTTTTCCCAGCGACACCAGCATATCGATCTTATTTGTCTCGATATCGAGAGTCATAATTCGTGTGACAACGTTCTTGCCGCTGGGTCCGTCAAGTCGC from Halomicroarcula saliterrae includes the following:
- a CDS encoding amidohydrolase family protein, whose product is MSDEASRCGCRRVHGRNLDEDMQRRLQRVYAPEELPDRRQFLKALGGVAAAGAFAGCSGPSDTSSPTAVSTATEPGTETASVDQSQADQPTTVSGTIAVGPSMETIEGTLEIVDGRIESITEEGVESNDIIVPAFVNPHTHITDATAKDGERARNYSWYELFIDPGLKSEINSSATREEKRAAMAATMEFMAASGTGTFVDFKEEGIQGIDDLNTVDQQEPVDAVGLLTGPIDEEADLEAEIENADGYNTYAPYGEQAERARDICADLGKVFALHSGEPSPDDIDASLALNPDYTSHMVQAREQDYQTLADNDIGVAALPRSNLVILDELPPLERLHEATTVALGTDNVMLNAASMLREMEFTSKLFDFTPTEVLQMATINGARLSKRGDEIGSLDEGKRARLTVFRTDRELQNVVDPIAGIVRRATARDVRRTILR
- a CDS encoding DUF7437 domain-containing protein — protein: MSRTSNHTDGDIVRDFLSIADLLEEPQLAQLYAYLARADEATVQHVMDELGLAQGTAYNYVNRLIDAGVVTVTHDEQPRRYAAQEIDLTVSTAAGDREYTITPALIDAVGRRQTNADIDTYIDRHGVAELATALTYAVARERGEVTHRLMAEDLDISPLAAEMILQALRPVVHEYYDIEDTGAGLEELDVGSGAADDA
- a CDS encoding exodeoxyribonuclease VII small subunit, encoding MPDTDTADKTDRIESITEQLEAGEVSLERATELKAEGDELLEKLVAVLGLGDGEGHSQIAY
- a CDS encoding winged helix-turn-helix domain-containing protein; this encodes MTETWDDVNEQVKTDWKEDTTPFERVYEIVEQTHDGQSAAEIADRALVSEPTARQHCKSLVNTGFAETEQDGQTTLYKRHSDRVLMSRIRELREEVTRPELLDSIKEMKTEIRRYEDRYDVVSPEELSQQLDADETEGWDDLTAWRTTRQNLAVAQAALAYDEASHQFAV